The following proteins come from a genomic window of Salvia hispanica cultivar TCC Black 2014 chromosome 4, UniMelb_Shisp_WGS_1.0, whole genome shotgun sequence:
- the LOC125217679 gene encoding probable proteasome inhibitor, translating to MATEQSILAVIRAARPQFRTAFDKAAYAVHASFVATGYVLHATGAPAFTDDALSVSCKDEVGMDGWNDVEDNYAFVYSNPEKGSKKVLVKCLMMNDKLIVDVLKEGGSEPLHLELDAGEYVQEDAGNNYGSQFKNLGKLVENVNKEILNKLDAASASSSSAKSSSTEANVREERDPLRVGPDTEDPYTPLHPGYVVPPIPGFGGSDLFPGPGAGMYPSRGDFGGGSMLVGPDDPRFFGDRTRGPGFPGGLPGVPPGARFDPFGPPDVPGFEPGRFARNPPRSGGGLHPDLEHFHNGSDFI from the exons ATGGCTACTGAACAGTCGATTTTGGCTGTGATACGGGCGGCGCGGCCACAATTCCGCACCGCCTTTGATAAGGCAGCCTACGCCGTCCACGCCTCCTTTGTTGCCACCGGATACGTCCTCCACGCCACCGGTGCTCCCGCTTTCACCGACGACGCTCTCTCCGTATCCTGTAAAG ATGAAGTTGGGATGGATGGTTGGAACGATGTCGAAGATAATTATGCGTTCGTGTACTCAAACCCGGAGAAGGGTTCAAAAAAGGTGCTCGTGAAGTGCCTTATGATGAATGATAAATTGATTGTTGATGTTCTTAAGGAAGGAGGCTCCGAGCCTCTGCATCTTGAACTGGA TGCTGGCGAGTATGTCCAAGAGGATGCCGGGAACAATTATGGTTCACAGTTCAAGAATTTGGGGAAGCTGGTAGAGAATGTTAATAAGGAAATCTTAAACAAACTGGATGCTGCTTCGGCTTCTAGCTCGTCAGCGAAAAGCTCTAG TACAGAGGCAAATGTAAGAGAAGAAAGAGATCCGCTCAGGGTAGGACCTGACACGGAAGACCCTTACACGCCCTTACATCCTGG ATACGTTGTTCCACCAATTCCTGGTTTTGGCGGCAGTGACCTCTTTCCTGGCCCAGGGGCTGGAATGTACCCATCCAG GGGTGATTTTGGAGGTGGAAGCATGTTGGTGG GTCCTGATGATCCGAGGTTCTTTGGGGATCGAACTCGTGGCCCTGGATTTCCCGGTGGTCTACC AGGTGTACCCCCTGGTGCCCGCTTTGATCCTTTTGGACCTCCTGATGTACCTGGATTTGAGCCTGGTCGATTTGCCAG AAATCCACCAAGATCTGGAGGAGGATTGCATCCAGACTTGGAGCACTTCCACAACGGCTCGGATTTTATATAG